Proteins encoded within one genomic window of Patescibacteria group bacterium:
- a CDS encoding putative peptidoglycan glycosyltransferase FtsW, with the protein MRLRDRGRIDVQLATAIFGLAVFGLLMLYSASADLSRVATGSATNSTYYLILQLEAFGVGMVAWILLQLVDYHKYQKWMWWWFGVTAILLISVIFISKGEVNGAHRWISVFGQTFQPSEISKLTLILFLASWFSRQQSRVTSWTTGLLPFLLIIGAISALMLKQRDLGSLGVLVCIAVAMYVVAGAKLSQISTVILAMCAVVVTAIKIAPYRLARITAFLNPDAATLGTGYHISQAKISIGLGGLWGKGFLQGVQKQGFLPEAHTDSIFAVVVEELGFLRASLVVLVFGFIGLRGLRVAKYAPDMFGTLLAVGITTWFVSQALINMSAMVSLVPLTGVPLPFISFGRSALVAAFMATGVLLNISRHMEAK; encoded by the coding sequence ATGAGATTACGTGACCGCGGGCGAATTGATGTACAACTTGCCACCGCCATTTTTGGCTTGGCTGTTTTTGGGTTGTTAATGTTGTACTCAGCCTCGGCTGATCTATCACGCGTGGCTACCGGTAGCGCCACAAATTCCACCTATTACCTAATCTTACAGCTAGAGGCGTTTGGTGTGGGCATGGTAGCGTGGATATTATTGCAGCTAGTGGATTATCATAAATATCAAAAATGGATGTGGTGGTGGTTTGGTGTTACTGCAATTCTATTAATTTCTGTTATTTTTATTTCTAAAGGCGAAGTTAACGGAGCCCATCGCTGGATTAGCGTGTTTGGTCAGACTTTCCAGCCCTCCGAAATTTCTAAACTGACCTTGATATTATTTTTGGCTTCGTGGTTTAGCCGCCAGCAATCTCGCGTGACCAGCTGGACCACCGGTCTTCTGCCATTTTTGCTCATCATTGGTGCCATTTCAGCGTTGATGTTAAAACAGCGCGATCTAGGGTCGCTCGGGGTTTTGGTCTGTATTGCCGTGGCGATGTATGTGGTGGCCGGCGCCAAGCTATCCCAAATATCAACGGTCATTTTGGCGATGTGCGCGGTGGTAGTGACAGCAATCAAAATCGCCCCTTATCGTTTAGCCCGCATTACCGCATTTTTGAATCCTGATGCAGCGACGCTTGGGACCGGATATCATATCTCGCAAGCAAAAATTTCGATAGGTTTAGGTGGGTTGTGGGGTAAAGGATTTTTGCAAGGAGTACAAAAGCAAGGTTTTTTGCCCGAGGCGCACACCGACTCGATTTTCGCGGTGGTGGTAGAGGAGCTGGGTTTTTTACGCGCCAGCTTGGTGGTGCTGGTCTTTGGATTCATAGGATTGCGGGGGCTAAGGGTGGCAAAATACGCGCCGGATATGTTTGGTACGCTTTTAGCGGTAGGCATAACCACTTGGTTTGTGTCACAGGCACTAATAAACATGTCCGCGATGGTTTCTTTGGTGCCTTTAACCGGCGTGCCGTTGCCGTTTATTAGTTTTGGCCGCTCAGCTCTGGTTGCGGCATTTATGGCTACGGGGGTGTTGTTAAATATTTCTAGACATATGGAGGCGAAGTGA
- a CDS encoding UDP-N-acetylglucosamine--N-acetylmuramyl-(pentapeptide) pyrophosphoryl-undecaprenol N-acetylglucosamine transferase, giving the protein MSKEENHNLRIVVTGGGSGGHITPIIAVIAQLRTKTDAHILWLGEKNGLDASAAKQVGVRFMPVAVGKWRRYWSVDNLVSIAKTFLGFWQALGYLATYKPNVVFSKAGYVAVPVVIAARVLGIKVIAHESDTVMGAANRVSIGLSQTVCTGWPIVNYPTNFRRQLIYTGNPTKKYSKTIDKAKVLSRFGFTNDMPVLLIMGGSQGALFINELIWHNLEQLAEHFQIIHQTGANYKITAEKYRQKLSATCKSRYQPFGFVEQNMVEQWLTIANLALFRAGANGIADLSYFGIPAVLIPLPSGANNHQVKNAEVCEKAGGVVMMDQNGLDSQKFVGQLLHIASEKNKLHQMGLNMQKINPKDADIKIAEVILSAVK; this is encoded by the coding sequence ATGTCCAAAGAAGAAAATCACAATTTGAGAATAGTGGTAACCGGTGGTGGCAGCGGTGGACACATCACTCCAATTATCGCGGTCATAGCACAGCTGCGAACCAAAACCGACGCCCATATTTTATGGTTGGGTGAGAAAAATGGGCTAGATGCCTCAGCGGCAAAGCAAGTGGGGGTGCGTTTCATGCCCGTGGCGGTTGGAAAATGGCGTCGGTATTGGTCTGTCGATAACTTAGTCAGCATCGCCAAAACATTTTTGGGATTCTGGCAAGCGCTCGGATATCTAGCTACCTATAAACCCAATGTGGTTTTCTCTAAAGCAGGTTACGTGGCGGTGCCGGTGGTAATTGCGGCACGCGTGTTAGGAATCAAAGTAATCGCACACGAATCAGATACGGTGATGGGTGCGGCAAATCGGGTATCAATCGGTTTGAGTCAAACTGTTTGTACCGGGTGGCCGATTGTGAATTATCCCACCAACTTTAGACGCCAATTAATTTACACCGGGAATCCAACTAAAAAGTACTCAAAAACAATCGATAAAGCCAAGGTTCTTAGTCGCTTTGGATTCACGAACGATATGCCGGTACTACTGATAATGGGGGGCAGTCAAGGCGCCTTATTTATCAACGAACTAATTTGGCATAACCTTGAGCAACTGGCCGAACATTTTCAGATTATTCATCAGACTGGGGCAAATTACAAAATTACGGCCGAAAAATATCGTCAAAAACTGTCTGCCACTTGTAAATCGCGTTATCAGCCGTTTGGTTTTGTGGAACAAAATATGGTTGAGCAGTGGCTAACCATTGCAAACCTAGCATTGTTTCGCGCTGGGGCAAACGGTATTGCCGATCTGTCGTATTTTGGCATTCCGGCGGTGCTGATTCCACTACCAAGTGGTGCTAACAATCATCAGGTTAAAAACGCTGAGGTTTGTGAGAAAGCTGGCGGGGTGGTGATGATGGATCAAAATGGCTTGGATTCGCAAAAATTTGTTGGACAGTTGTTGCATATCGCATCCGAGAAAAACAAATTACATCAAATGGGTTTGAATATGCAAAAAATTAATCCTAAAGATGCCGATATCAAAATCGCCGAAGTGATTCTCAGCGCGGTCAAATAG
- a CDS encoding Mur ligase family protein, with the protein MKKAYFIGICGVGMSATAILLKQKGWQVEGSDEGFYPPISDYLIKNHIKFHTKYEKNNVPDNPDMVVIGKHSTLTPEQNAEVKEVFAKKYHTLSYPEVLADIAKDTCNLVVVGSYGKSTCSTLAAYILAHSNLDPYYFLGALSDNFDENAHVGKDQIFVMEGDEYPSSNWDSDAKFLHLNARNVLVTGCEHDHYNVFPTIESYKKPFVQLLKTLPKSAVIVANFDEKNTTEVVKESDRQAIYYSLKNTDADYYGSGFSIGSQTRFDIHHHDQIIPITTSLLGEHNWLNIIGVAAWLLELKLASPEQISKAVATFKPLFRRLELKTAHPMPVYEDFGSSYAKATAGIKAVRDQYPDKRIVVIFEPHTFSFRNHGALEWYDRLFDFADLVFIYQPPTAGSETHDQLTQAQIVERVKSTGKKVISLKKSDNLSDQILPHLNSKKDVVLIESSGSLDGSIPKIISAINKLTK; encoded by the coding sequence ATGAAAAAAGCATATTTTATTGGCATTTGCGGCGTGGGAATGAGTGCCACCGCCATTTTACTTAAACAAAAGGGATGGCAGGTAGAAGGATCTGATGAAGGATTTTACCCACCAATTAGCGATTATTTAATCAAAAATCATATCAAGTTTCATACAAAGTATGAAAAAAATAACGTTCCCGATAATCCGGATATGGTAGTAATTGGCAAACACTCAACTTTGACCCCGGAACAAAATGCAGAGGTAAAAGAAGTTTTTGCGAAGAAGTATCATACTTTATCATACCCAGAGGTGCTGGCCGACATCGCCAAAGATACCTGCAATTTAGTGGTGGTTGGTAGTTATGGCAAATCAACCTGTTCCACTTTAGCCGCCTACATTTTAGCTCATAGCAATCTTGATCCTTATTACTTTTTAGGCGCATTGTCGGATAATTTTGATGAAAACGCCCATGTTGGCAAAGATCAAATTTTTGTGATGGAAGGCGATGAATATCCTTCTTCAAATTGGGATAGCGACGCCAAATTTTTACATCTAAACGCTCGTAATGTTTTAGTCACTGGTTGTGAGCACGATCACTACAATGTTTTCCCCACCATAGAGAGTTACAAAAAACCATTTGTTCAGCTGTTAAAAACTTTACCTAAATCGGCAGTGATTGTGGCTAATTTTGACGAAAAGAACACCACCGAGGTTGTGAAAGAAAGCGATCGTCAAGCAATTTATTATAGTTTAAAAAATACTGATGCAGATTATTATGGCAGTGGGTTTAGCATTGGTAGCCAAACCAGATTCGATATTCATCACCATGACCAAATTATTCCTATCACCACCTCTTTGCTTGGCGAGCATAATTGGTTAAATATTATTGGCGTGGCAGCGTGGCTACTAGAGTTAAAGCTAGCCAGTCCTGAGCAAATTTCCAAGGCGGTAGCCACATTCAAACCATTATTTAGACGGCTAGAGTTAAAAACCGCTCATCCAATGCCGGTTTATGAAGATTTTGGCAGCTCCTACGCCAAAGCAACCGCTGGCATTAAAGCAGTACGCGATCAATATCCGGATAAACGAATTGTAGTAATTTTTGAACCACACACTTTTAGTTTTCGTAATCACGGTGCATTGGAATGGTATGACCGTTTGTTTGATTTTGCCGACCTAGTCTTTATTTACCAACCACCAACCGCCGGGTCAGAAACTCATGATCAACTAACACAAGCGCAAATTGTGGAGCGAGTAAAAAGTACCGGTAAAAAAGTAATTTCCCTAAAAAAATCAGATAATTTGAGCGACCAAATACTTCCCCACCTAAATTCCAAAAAAGATGTTGTACTCATCGAATCCAGTGGCAGCCTAGACGGCTCTATTCCAAAAATTATCAGCGCGATTAATAAGCTGACAAAATAG
- the murB gene encoding UDP-N-acetylmuramate dehydrogenase, translated as MNHDQVEEILTKNLPGVQQNVLLRQFTTMRVGGASDFLIEVSNIDDLVKALKTCFENDIPYIVLGGGSNVIASDSGFPGLTIINHANHISFVLEKSQVMAESGAILAQVVTEAAGRELGGLEWWFGLPGTLGGAVHNNSETWGHSMSEIVKSVTILFPPTNGEAAKIEQVDVNWMGYGYRTSKLKQWHTDQKPVILSVTLQLRQQRKDEILRRMKESKQGRWDLNQPKGIASAGSYFKNPGGASHAENADRKPEDSAGWLLDQVGAKKMRVGDAGVAKEHANFVTNGGKASASEIKQLSDKLKHLVKEKFDINLEEEVEYIGTWAKH; from the coding sequence ATGAATCACGATCAAGTTGAAGAAATTTTAACTAAAAATCTACCAGGGGTGCAACAAAATGTACTTTTGCGCCAATTTACCACCATGCGCGTTGGCGGCGCGAGTGACTTCCTGATCGAAGTTTCAAATATCGATGACTTGGTTAAAGCCCTAAAAACCTGTTTTGAAAACGATATTCCTTATATCGTATTAGGCGGTGGAAGCAATGTCATTGCATCTGATTCCGGTTTTCCCGGGTTGACTATTATTAACCATGCCAATCACATTTCTTTTGTGCTTGAAAAAAGCCAGGTAATGGCTGAATCCGGCGCTATATTGGCTCAGGTTGTTACAGAAGCGGCAGGGCGAGAACTGGGCGGTTTGGAGTGGTGGTTTGGTTTGCCGGGCACGCTTGGTGGGGCGGTTCATAATAACTCAGAGACTTGGGGTCATAGCATGTCTGAGATCGTGAAATCTGTTACCATCCTATTTCCGCCAACAAACGGCGAGGCGGCCAAGATTGAACAAGTTGATGTGAATTGGATGGGATATGGCTATCGAACCAGTAAGTTGAAACAATGGCACACGGATCAGAAGCCGGTAATATTGTCTGTAACGTTGCAGCTGCGTCAGCAACGTAAAGATGAAATTTTGCGTCGGATGAAAGAATCCAAACAAGGGCGATGGGATTTGAATCAGCCCAAAGGCATTGCTTCTGCGGGTAGTTACTTCAAAAATCCGGGTGGGGCAAGCCACGCCGAAAATGCCGATCGTAAACCGGAAGATTCTGCGGGTTGGCTGCTAGATCAGGTTGGGGCTAAAAAAATGCGAGTGGGCGACGCTGGGGTAGCCAAAGAACATGCAAATTTTGTCACTAACGGCGGTAAAGCATCGGCGTCTGAAATAAAACAGCTATCAGATAAATTAAAACATTTAGTTAAAGAAAAATTCGATATCAATTTAGAAGAAGAAGTCGAATATATTGGCACTTGGGCAAAGCACTAG
- a CDS encoding FtsQ-type POTRA domain-containing protein: MRPLSEPTPQLTPKAPKISQKTVIRQRKISASTAPIKSKKQFPWRPIVRIIFFACVVSLAVWLANSPIFTVRNVTIDGLKTVDLKLVSKQIPSGANLWLFPTKKTEDAIRKSSPLIADVVVYRVIPDSIKVVVVERVMAAEWRSNNASFLVGLDGKVIVTASPPYEMPVVVDTTNIAYTNGESVATPGFIHFITTSYEKFNIIIGQPLDHFEVGATTFDVTAIPKSGPKIILDATRDPIIELKAAKLVLDQFPSQIKEYLDVRVVGKAYYK, translated from the coding sequence ATGCGACCATTATCTGAGCCTACACCGCAATTGACGCCAAAAGCGCCTAAAATTAGCCAAAAAACTGTTATTAGACAGCGAAAGATCTCTGCCTCAACGGCTCCAATTAAAAGTAAAAAGCAATTTCCTTGGCGCCCAATTGTTAGAATTATTTTTTTTGCGTGCGTAGTGTCACTGGCAGTGTGGTTGGCTAATTCACCTATTTTTACAGTTAGAAACGTGACAATAGATGGCTTAAAGACAGTTGATTTAAAATTGGTTTCTAAACAGATTCCGTCTGGCGCGAATTTATGGTTGTTCCCAACTAAAAAGACCGAGGACGCAATTCGAAAGTCATCACCACTAATCGCTGATGTGGTGGTATATCGGGTGATTCCGGATTCCATTAAAGTGGTGGTGGTGGAACGGGTGATGGCTGCAGAGTGGCGATCGAATAATGCATCGTTTCTGGTAGGGTTAGACGGAAAAGTGATTGTTACCGCATCTCCTCCATATGAAATGCCGGTGGTGGTAGACACCACCAATATTGCCTACACTAACGGTGAGAGTGTGGCGACGCCGGGATTTATTCATTTCATCACAACTTCGTACGAAAAGTTTAATATCATTATTGGTCAACCACTCGATCATTTTGAGGTTGGTGCAACTACGTTTGATGTTACTGCCATTCCAAAGAGTGGTCCGAAAATTATTTTGGATGCAACTCGAGACCCGATCATCGAACTTAAGGCGGCAAAGCTGGTTTTAGATCAATTTCCAAGCCAAATAAAGGAATATTTGGACGTGAGGGTGGTGGGGAAAGCGTATTATAAATGA
- the recJ gene encoding single-stranded-DNA-specific exonuclease RecJ: MKNIGAKWVVQDRLDSDLLSHLLKLRNANDKESFLSPSFENQLFDPETLPNIDTAVNLISENVIQNHTIGIFGDYDADGIPASALLYLGLNQIGAKTVVYIPKRSDGYGLSLAGIDALLGQGAKLIITVDNGTTAIEEINYAKSKGIDVVVVDHHLPHLDLPDAIIVNHKLSDNQYPFDELCATGLVFKLLTYLSKKYPALTEGWLKWHLDLVALATVCDMVPLLGENRVLVHFGLKVINSTRNIGLKYMIKHAGIVPGEISSYHLGFLLGPRINALGRMNEDPMQVFWLLASSETAEVERLSELVNQHNLDRQELLSKAMKTADNLAQDEAAKNCAAIVLAHEDWPVGVVGLIAGRLAEIYRRPTFIFEKTPTIYKGSARSVDPFLLPDIFDQIGEQLESFGGHNFAAGLTLKPEKFETIKTEINRIINQKWPNTDHTKVILIDAEVSLDQISMKLSYLLEQFEPFGLGNLKPKFLLKSVNFSDIKTMGKENNHIRGIISQGAKQIPFVGFGLGDKIKELNQPIAKDIVATLEINRYGGNEKCELRLIDFK, encoded by the coding sequence ATGAAAAATATTGGTGCGAAATGGGTGGTACAAGATCGTCTGGACAGCGATTTACTTAGCCACCTTTTAAAATTACGAAATGCGAATGATAAAGAATCGTTTTTGTCCCCATCGTTTGAAAATCAACTGTTTGATCCAGAAACGCTACCAAACATTGATACGGCTGTGAATTTGATATCAGAAAATGTCATACAAAATCATACTATTGGTATATTTGGGGATTACGACGCAGACGGTATCCCGGCGTCTGCCTTACTTTATTTGGGCTTAAACCAAATTGGGGCAAAAACCGTGGTGTATATTCCTAAGCGCAGCGACGGTTACGGGCTTTCTTTGGCAGGTATTGATGCGCTACTTGGCCAAGGAGCCAAGCTTATTATTACCGTTGATAACGGCACAACCGCAATTGAAGAAATAAATTATGCCAAAAGCAAGGGCATTGATGTGGTTGTGGTAGATCATCACTTGCCGCATCTTGATTTGCCAGATGCGATTATTGTTAATCATAAATTATCCGATAACCAATATCCGTTTGACGAGTTGTGCGCAACCGGGTTGGTGTTTAAGCTGCTTACATATCTTTCTAAAAAATATCCGGCACTGACCGAAGGTTGGTTAAAATGGCACTTAGATTTAGTGGCGTTGGCTACAGTTTGCGACATGGTGCCATTGCTTGGGGAAAATCGAGTTTTAGTCCACTTTGGGCTTAAAGTCATTAACAGTACTCGCAATATTGGGTTAAAATATATGATCAAACACGCCGGAATTGTGCCAGGCGAAATCTCGTCGTATCATCTTGGATTTCTACTGGGGCCAAGGATAAATGCGCTCGGGCGGATGAACGAAGATCCAATGCAAGTGTTTTGGCTATTGGCATCGTCTGAAACTGCAGAAGTTGAGAGATTATCCGAGTTAGTGAACCAACACAACCTTGACCGTCAAGAACTATTGAGCAAAGCGATGAAGACGGCAGACAATTTGGCGCAAGACGAGGCAGCTAAAAACTGTGCCGCAATTGTGTTAGCGCACGAGGACTGGCCGGTCGGCGTAGTTGGGTTGATCGCAGGACGGTTGGCGGAAATTTACCGCCGGCCAACTTTTATTTTTGAAAAAACCCCGACAATATATAAAGGTAGCGCCAGGTCTGTTGACCCGTTTTTGTTACCCGACATTTTTGATCAGATTGGTGAGCAGTTAGAAAGTTTTGGTGGTCATAATTTTGCCGCCGGTCTAACCTTAAAGCCAGAAAAATTTGAGACAATCAAGACTGAAATAAATCGAATAATTAATCAAAAATGGCCTAATACTGATCACACAAAAGTTATATTGATCGATGCCGAGGTTAGTCTTGACCAAATAAGTATGAAGTTATCATACTTATTGGAGCAGTTTGAGCCATTTGGGCTAGGCAATCTGAAGCCGAAATTTTTATTGAAATCGGTCAATTTTTCCGATATTAAGACCATGGGCAAAGAAAATAATCATATTAGAGGGATAATTAGCCAAGGTGCAAAACAGATTCCGTTTGTTGGTTTTGGTTTGGGCGATAAGATTAAAGAATTAAATCAGCCAATAGCCAAAGATATTGTTGCAACATTAGAGATAAATAGATATGGTGGGAATGAAAAGTGCGAATTAAGACTAATTGATTTTAAGTAG
- the radA gene encoding DNA repair protein RadA produces MSASSIFVCQQCGKTSAKWQGRCDSCGAFGSLVEEVVIKSTTKLRASRSANPVELSQISRQNWHRMTCGNADVDKVLGGGIVPGSIVLLGGEPGIGKSTLLLQIADKIPNALYITGEESLEQVSDRADRLKIKSNFKLLQETDINIIAATIENEKPALVIIDSIQTVINSDIPGVAGSIVQVRGGAQLFQQLAKKLNIPIVLVGHVTKEGTIAGPRTLEHIVDVVLSFEGDAFQQSRILRGLKNRFGATNEVAILSMSENGLTTVDNPSELFLSNHLDNVPGSVVTSILEGRRPLLVEVQALTVPTGFGYPKRTAVGIDLNRLNILVAVLQRRASLKLESSDVYVNVVGGIKIQDPAGDLAICVAIASSLLNISIPKSMLIIGEVGLLGEIRPVSKLTDREKEAKRLGYSSTISEKTIKAVISKLFQK; encoded by the coding sequence ATGTCGGCATCATCAATTTTTGTTTGTCAACAATGTGGAAAGACCTCAGCCAAATGGCAGGGGAGATGTGACAGTTGTGGCGCATTTGGCAGTTTAGTTGAAGAGGTGGTGATTAAATCTACCACTAAACTTCGGGCATCTCGGTCAGCTAATCCGGTTGAACTTTCTCAAATTTCTCGACAAAACTGGCACCGGATGACATGTGGGAATGCCGACGTGGATAAAGTTTTGGGGGGCGGCATTGTACCCGGATCGATTGTACTATTAGGTGGAGAACCGGGAATCGGTAAATCGACATTATTGCTACAAATTGCGGATAAAATTCCGAATGCACTGTATATTACCGGTGAAGAATCGCTTGAGCAGGTAAGCGATCGAGCAGACAGACTAAAAATCAAATCAAACTTCAAATTATTACAAGAAACCGATATTAATATCATCGCGGCTACAATTGAAAACGAAAAACCGGCGTTGGTCATTATTGATTCAATTCAAACAGTAATTAACTCAGACATTCCCGGGGTGGCAGGTAGTATTGTTCAGGTTCGCGGTGGCGCGCAGCTGTTTCAGCAGCTAGCCAAAAAGCTTAATATCCCCATCGTTTTAGTTGGCCATGTTACCAAAGAGGGGACCATCGCCGGTCCACGAACTTTGGAGCATATTGTAGATGTGGTGTTGTCATTTGAAGGTGATGCGTTTCAACAATCACGAATTTTAAGAGGACTGAAAAATCGTTTTGGCGCCACTAACGAGGTCGCCATTTTATCAATGTCAGAAAACGGACTGACCACGGTTGATAACCCGTCCGAACTTTTCTTGTCGAATCACCTAGATAATGTGCCTGGGAGCGTGGTAACATCAATTTTAGAAGGGCGACGTCCGCTACTTGTCGAAGTGCAAGCGTTAACGGTGCCAACCGGTTTCGGTTACCCTAAACGAACCGCAGTTGGCATAGATTTGAATAGACTGAACATTTTGGTGGCAGTGTTGCAACGACGCGCTAGCCTAAAGCTAGAATCTTCTGATGTGTATGTTAATGTGGTTGGGGGAATAAAAATTCAAGATCCGGCGGGGGATTTGGCTATCTGTGTGGCCATCGCGTCGTCATTGCTAAATATCTCAATTCCAAAATCGATGTTGATAATTGGCGAAGTTGGATTGCTTGGTGAAATAAGACCGGTTTCAAAGCTGACCGACCGCGAAAAAGAAGCCAAACGGCTGGGGTATAGTTCAACAATTTCGGAAAAAACAATTAAAGCAGTGATTTCGAAGTTATTCCAAAAATAA
- a CDS encoding TRAM domain-containing protein — protein MTDPNQSILFVIILVISISALFITRKLMKSSFPYVFVGILGLIFGLLVGALLAIPVSRLPGDYGKWLPMIVNIFAAVAVLDLFMAQGKRFNLVYQSWINGKNPLNFNNVNLLPELLLDTSALIDGRILEVAETGFMISPFAVPVFVIDELQQLADSKDDIKREKGRRGLELLEALRQSPKIDLRIIDKDIDQKIGVDHKLVVLAKERGSRVLTTDSALNRSATIQGVVVLNLNDLAASLKPVVYPGETMNIEIVQKGKERGQGVGYLADGTMVVVEGADKEISKTVNCNVVRVFQTSSGRMLFAEITKTPVVRSS, from the coding sequence ATGACCGATCCAAATCAATCCATTTTATTTGTCATTATTTTAGTGATATCTATTTCCGCGCTTTTCATTACTCGCAAATTAATGAAATCATCATTTCCATATGTATTTGTGGGCATTTTAGGGTTAATATTTGGATTGCTCGTTGGTGCGCTGTTGGCCATTCCGGTTTCACGTCTACCGGGGGATTATGGCAAGTGGTTGCCAATGATAGTAAATATTTTTGCGGCCGTAGCCGTTCTGGATTTGTTCATGGCACAAGGCAAGCGATTCAATCTAGTATATCAATCATGGATTAACGGGAAAAACCCACTCAACTTTAACAACGTTAATTTATTACCAGAGCTGTTGTTAGACACCTCGGCACTAATTGACGGGCGGATTTTAGAGGTGGCGGAAACTGGATTTATGATATCCCCTTTTGCAGTGCCGGTTTTTGTGATTGATGAATTGCAACAATTGGCCGATAGTAAAGACGATATCAAACGCGAAAAAGGCCGCCGTGGTCTAGAGTTGTTAGAAGCATTGCGTCAGAGCCCAAAAATTGATTTGCGTATAATCGACAAAGATATCGATCAGAAAATCGGGGTTGATCATAAATTGGTGGTATTAGCCAAAGAGCGCGGTAGCCGGGTTTTGACCACAGACAGCGCGCTTAATCGATCTGCTACCATTCAGGGTGTGGTGGTGTTGAATCTGAACGATCTAGCTGCATCGTTAAAACCGGTCGTTTATCCGGGTGAAACAATGAATATCGAAATTGTGCAAAAAGGCAAAGAGCGCGGGCAAGGCGTTGGGTACCTCGCAGACGGGACAATGGTGGTGGTGGAGGGTGCGGATAAAGAAATTAGCAAAACAGTGAACTGCAACGTGGTGCGTGTTTTTCAAACATCCTCCGGCCGAATGCTCTTTGCCGAAATTACCAAGACGCCTGTCGTCCGTAGCTCGTAA
- a CDS encoding transglutaminase domain-containing protein: MNDKILNHYLEFGLFTNPGLYKNILQHDLPDNIQEIGSLVRKNIIHRTTLEAGNVGTNYDLKFGDMKQVPWYRQPEDDNLPTTPAMLAELYRRDARGLTPNRKVEDKLILTCRFVSILTASILKSKGIPARVRSGNAPYFDMGSLGDVSTDHWINQYWKKDDNRWVTIDVDGSLSLKDKFNPYDMPNDKFDFPAVAWLNIRSGKVDPDHFYNASSDRGAIVVVWSLFYDFHSLMNDEVIYSHVPEFGTYKKFKKLSPKELEKIDMLAKLMLKPDENFDKLLEIWNTDRDLRLLKGGLL; encoded by the coding sequence ATGAACGATAAAATTCTTAATCACTATCTAGAATTTGGTCTTTTCACAAACCCAGGATTATACAAAAACATACTCCAGCACGATCTACCAGACAACATCCAAGAAATCGGAAGCTTAGTAAGAAAAAATATTATTCATCGCACCACTCTTGAGGCTGGGAATGTGGGCACAAATTATGACTTGAAATTTGGCGATATGAAACAAGTTCCATGGTATCGTCAGCCAGAAGATGATAACTTACCCACCACCCCAGCGATGTTAGCTGAGCTATACCGTCGTGACGCTCGCGGCCTAACCCCAAACCGCAAAGTTGAGGACAAATTAATACTCACTTGTAGATTTGTCTCAATTCTCACGGCATCTATTCTCAAATCTAAAGGAATACCGGCTCGCGTTCGGTCTGGTAATGCGCCATACTTTGATATGGGGAGTTTGGGAGATGTGAGTACGGATCACTGGATTAATCAGTATTGGAAAAAAGACGATAACCGTTGGGTAACAATAGATGTTGACGGAAGTCTGAGTCTAAAAGACAAATTTAATCCATATGATATGCCAAACGACAAATTTGATTTTCCAGCAGTTGCTTGGCTAAATATTCGTTCTGGAAAAGTCGACCCGGACCATTTTTATAACGCCTCGTCTGATCGTGGCGCCATTGTGGTTGTATGGTCACTTTTCTATGATTTTCATTCTTTAATGAATGACGAAGTTATTTATTCCCATGTCCCAGAGTTTGGTACATACAAAAAATTTAAGAAACTTTCCCCAAAAGAGTTAGAAAAAATTGACATGTTGGCCAAATTAATGCTCAAACCTGACGAAAACTTTGATAAGTTACTAGAGATATGGAATACAGACCGTGACCTCAGGCTATTAAAAGGTGGACTTCTATAG